A genomic segment from Cryptomeria japonica unplaced genomic scaffold, Sugi_1.0 HiC_scaffold_878, whole genome shotgun sequence encodes:
- the LOC131872903 gene encoding uncharacterized mitochondrial protein AtMg00810-like: MEKFQAEMKQEFEMSDLGLMQYFLCVEVQQTSKGIFISQSNYIADLLKKFNMVACKAFATPIALGEKQTKEDASPKDPNESHWQAGKRILRYVSGTLKFGIQYSPTDKFELVGYTDSDWAGSMDDRKSISGYVFSFGSGVASWSSKKPAIVGLSSTEVKTWQLHQQVLKRYG, encoded by the exons ATGGAGAAGTTTCAAGCAGAAAtgaaacaagagtttgaaatgtcagatCTAGGACTTATGCAATATTTTCTTTGTGTGGAAGTACAACAAACATCAAAAGGTATATTTATTTCTCAATCCAACTATATAGctgatttattgaagaagtttaacatggtggcatgcaaagcatttgcaACCCCCATAGCCCTTGGTGAAAAACAAACCAAGGAAGATGCTAGTCCCAAG GATCCAAATGAGTCACATTGGCAGGCTGGTAAaagaattttgaggtatgtgagtggTACATTGAAGTTTGGCATTCAGTATTCTCCCACTGACAAGTTTGAACTAGTTGGttacacagattcagattgggccggTTCAATGGATGATAGGAAATCAATATCTGGTTATGTGTTTTCATTTGGCTCTGGAGTTGCATCCTGGAGTAGTAAGAAACCGGCAATAGTGGGTCTTTCTTCAACAGAAGTGAAAACATGGCAGCTTCATCAGCAAGTTCTCAAGCGGTATGGATAA